The Pseudomonadota bacterium DNA window GACTCGCCGCGGCGTGCACCGATGTGCTCCGGCCTCGGCGCGCGCCCGGAGGCCGGTCTGCGCGCGGTCCCTCAGGCGCGGATGCGCGCGTTGCTCGGGTCGTAGAGGGGTTTGAACGAGGCCGTGGCGGCGATGTCCCGGCCCGCGACACGGATGGACCAGTTGCTGGTGTTCACCGTCTCTGCGGTGACCGGCTCATCGAGTTTCACGTAGCCCATCGCAATCGCGCCGCCGAGGTGGTGGCCGTAGTTGCCGGAACTCGTGTACCCCACGATCTTGCCGTCGAGCAGGATCGGCTCGGCGTGGTAGAGCAGCGGTTGAGCGTCCTGCAACTGGAACTGCACCAGGCGTTTCTTGAGTGGCCGTTCTTCCCGCTGCGCCAGCAACACATCGCGGCCGATGAAGTCCGGCTTGTCAAAGGCAACGGCAAAGCCAAGCCCGGCCTCGAGTGGCGTGTCGACTTCACCGATGTCGTGGCCGAAGTGGCGGTAGCCTTTTTCGATGCGGAGCGAATCCATGGCGTGCATGCCGACCAGCGTCGGCGCATGGGGTGATGCCATGAGCGTCTCGAACACGTGGCCCGCGACCTCGCACGGCATGTGCAGCTCCCACCCGAGCTCGCCGACGTAGGTCAGGCGGGCCGCGCGCACCTGTGCATAGCCGATGTCGATCGTCTGTACCGTGCCGAACGGGAAGCTGTCGTTGTCGAGTGGGCTCGGGGTCAGCGCGCTGAGGAGCGTGCGGCTGTCGGGGCCCATGACCGCGAAGACGGCCTCGTTGCCCGTGACGTCGGTGACGGTGCAATGGCTGGCCGGGTCGATGTTGAGATGCAACCAGCGCAGCTCGCGGTTGGTGGTCGCCGCGGGGCAGACCACGTGGAAGCAGGTTTCGCCAAGGCGCTGCACGGTGACATCGGCCTCGATGCCACCGTGGGCATTGCACCACTGCGTGTAGACAATGCGGCCGACCGACACGTCAACGTCGTTGGCGCAAATCCGGTTGAGTTGGGCACAGGTGTCGCGGCCCTGCACGCGGATTTTGCCGAACGACGAAATGTCGATCAGGCCGACGCGCTCGCGCACGGCGGCGTGTTCGGCGGCGCTGTAGTCAAACCAGTTCTGGCGGCCGAAGCTGTACTCGTACACTGGAGTCACGCCCTCGGGCGCGAACCAGTTCGGGCGCTCGAAGCCGGCAATCGTGCCGAAGCAGGCGTTGGCCGCCTTGAGTTCGGCGTGGATGGGCGAGCGGCGCACGCCGCGCGCGGACGCGAACTGGCGGTAGGGGAAATGGTGGTCGTACAGCAGGCCCAGGGTCTCGGATGCGCGCTCGCCGAGGTAGACCGTGTTGTTGCTGTACGTCGGGTTGCGCGCGGGGTCGTTGGCCAGCACCTCGAAGGCAGGCTTGCCGTTTGCGATCCAATCCGCGAGCACCTTTGCGGCACCCGGCGCGGTCTGGATGCCGACCGAATTGAAACCCGCGAGCATGAAGTAGCCTGGCAACTCCGGCGCTTCTCCCATGTGGAACTGGTCGTCGGGCGTAAAGCTCTCGGGGCCGTTGAAGAACTTGCGGATGCCGAGGTTTTCCAACAGTGGCACGCGGTGCATCGCGGCCTCGAGAATGGGCATGAAGTGGTCCCAGTCCTCGGGCAATTCGAGGTACGCCGAATCCGCCGGGATGTCGGCGACCTTGTACGGTTTGGCCTTTTTCTCGAAGGCGCCGATCAGCAGGCTGCCCGCGTCTTCTTTGAAGTAGGCCTCTGCCGAGTGCTCGCGCATCACGGGCAGGTCCTTTGGGATATCGGGGTGTTTGTCGGTGACAACGTAGAAGTGCTCGCAGGCGTGCAGCGGCACGTTGACGCCGGAGAGCTTGCCGAGTTCGTGTGCCCAGAGGCCGGCGGCGTTGACCACCACCTCGCACGCGATGTGCCCGTCGGTGGTGTCGACACCGCTGACGCGCCCACCCGCCGTCGTCACTCCGGTGACGGTCACGCCCTCGAAGATTTTTGCGCCGCGGTTGCGTGCGGCGCGCACCAGCGTGTTGGTGGCGCCCGAGGGGTCGACCTGTCCGTCGAGTGGCAAGTGCATGGCGCCGAGCACATCGTCGGTGTTGATCAGCGGGTAGAGGTCTTTCAGTTCGCTCGGCGTGATCAGGTGGGACTCGACACCGAAGGCGTTGGCGCTGTCGACGGCGCGCTTGTATTCCTCGAAGCGCTCGGCATCCGACGCGACGCTCAAGGAGCCAACCTGCTTGAATCCGGTGCCCTGGCCGGTCTCGGCTTCGAGCTTTTTGTAGAGCTCGCGGGTGTAGTTGACCATGAACGAATGGGGCTCGTTCGTACGCACCGACCCCATGAGCCCAGCGGCGTGCCAGGTGGTGCCCGAGGTCAGCTGTTGGCGCTCGAGCAACACCACATCGGTCCACCCCATCTCTGCGAGGTGGTAGAGCACACTCGCGCCGGCGACACCGCCGCCGATAACAACCGCACGGGCGTGACTGGGCAAGGACACTGGCATGGGAGGGCTCCGGCAACGTGGGACAGCCACACAGAGTAGCGCCGCCCGGGTTGGGCGAAGCCGTAGGCAACGACGGTCAGTTATGAGAAGTCGACAGCCCCGGTTCGGGGTGTCGCCTTGCGAAGGTGGAGCATCCGTGCTCGACCTCGGTAACTCGCAAGGTTACGGAGTCTGATAGCCCAATGGCTGTGGACTCGGAAGCGTCTGTGCGGGCGTCGTGTCCGATGCGCCGCGGCGACTGTGTCGAAGTGGTCTTGGCGACCCGGTCCGTTTGGACGGACCATAGGGGTTTAGCACAGATAAAACCAACGGCCGCGTTTTCGTCGAATGATATATTACGGTTTTGTGAGTCTGCCGATGCGCAGATCAATAATATCAATTAAATCATGAGTTTACCGTTTCTGAGTTCGGATCAGGTCGCGCTGGACGACACCACGCTCGCACAGATGACGAGCGTGGCCTGCACGCTCGTGTCCGACACGGCGTCGGTGACCCTGCGCCATTTCCGGCAAAAACTGGCGATCGACAACAAACTGGCGGACGGATTCGACCCCGTGACCGAGGCAGACCGCGCCTGTGAGCGCCAGTTGCGGGCCGCGCTGGCGTCAGCCCTGCCCGGCAACGGCTTTTTTGGCGAAGAAGACGGCTACACCGCCGGCACCACCGGGCTGACGTGGGTTGTCGATCCGATCGACGGCACGCGGTCCTTCATCAGTGGTGTGCCGCTGTGGGGCACGCTGGTCGGGCTCAGCGACGGCCGCCGGCCGGTGGCCGGCATTCTCTACCAGCCCTTCACCGACGAGCTGTACTGTGGCAGCCGCCTGGGTGGCACGCTGCAACACCGGGGTGACACGCAGACGCTCGCCTGCTCGGACGTCGAGTCGCTCGCGGACGCCCGGCTGTTCTGCACCAGCCGCGACATCTTCACCGAGGCCGAGCGGCCGGCGTACGAGCGCGTTGCCGCGGCCGTGCGGCTGGAGCGGATGGGCGCTGATTGCTACTCCTACGCTCTGTTGGCGGCGGGGCACGCGGACCTTGTGGTCGAGGCGGGGCTGCAGTGCTACGACATCTACGCGTTGATTCCGATCATCGAGGCGGCCGGGGGCGTCGTCACGAGCTGGGACGGCGGCGACCCCTCCCAGGGGGGCACCGTCGTGGCAGCGGCCACACCGGCCTTGCACCGCGAGGCCCTGGCGCGGCTGCGGGGCGGCGCGTGACTACAGGCGGGGACTGAGACGACCATGGACAACGAAGCGGTGATGTGGCGGCAATTGTTTCAGCTCGATGCGTCGCTCGAGCTGAGCCTGCAGCGCCAACTGCGCGAGCAACTGGTCGCGGCGATACTCGACGGGCGCGTTTCGGAGCAGAAACCGCTGCCGAGTTCCCGCGTGCTGGCGCGGCACCTGTCGGTCTCGCGCAACACCGTCGTGATCGCCTATCAGCAGCTGATCGACGAGAATTTCCTGATTGCACGGGAACGGCAGGGCTATTTCGTCAACCGCGATATCCTCGCCGGGCGGGTGCAGGGTGGGGCACCGTCGCCGGCGCAGGACGCCGACCGGTGCACGGTCGAGTGGCACAGCCGGGCCGTGATCCAACCCTCGCGCTTGCGCAACATTGTCAAGCCGGACAACTGGCGGGCGTTTGATTACCCCTTTGTCTACGGGCAGCCGGACCCGTCGTTGATCCCGGTCAACGACTGGCGCGAATGCTCCCGGCAGGCGAGTTCGGTGTCGGCGATCCACGATTGGGCACGCGACCGTGTCGACCACGACCTCGCTGAGCTCGTCGAGCAGATCCGCTTGCGCGTGCTGCCGCGCCGCGGCGTGTTTGCCGACGAGGACGAGGTGCTGATCACGCTCGGTGCACAGAATGCGCTGATGTTGGTCAGCACGCTGTTGCACGGCGCACGCTCGGTTGTGGCGATGGAGAACCCCGGCTACACCGACGCGCGTAACATGTTCCGCATGACCGCCGGCGAAGTCAGGCCCATCGATGTCGACGACGCCGGGTTGGTCGTCTCCGACGCGCTCAACGGCTGCGACAGCATCTATGTGACGCCCAGCCACCAATCGCCGACCACGGCCACCATGCCGCTCGACCGACGCGAGGCGTTGTTGAACAAGGCGCGCGACATCGATGCGGTGGTGATCGAGGACGACTACGAGAGCGAGACGAACTACCTGAGTGACCCGGTGCCGGCACTCAAGAGCCTCGACAGCGACGGCCGCGTGATCTACGTCGGCAGTCTCTCGAAGGTGGTGGCGCCGGGCTTGCGTGTGGGCTACCTCGTAGCGCCGGCGCCCGTCGTCCGGGAGCTGCGTGCCCTGCGCCGCTTTGGCTACCGGCACCCGCCGACCAACAACCAGCAGAAGCTGGCCCTGTTTCTGTCGCTCGGCCACTACGATGCGCTGGTGACGCGCTTGCACAAGATCTACCGCGAGCGCTGGTCCGTGTTGGGCGATGCCTTGAACACGCACCTGCCCGAGGCGTCACGGGCGCCGAGTTTCGGCGGCACGGCCTTCTGGGTCACGGGGCCGGACACGCTCGATGCGCAGGCGCTCTACAGCGCGGCGCTGGAGCAGAGTGTGTTGATCGAACCGGGCGCGGTGCACTACCACGACCCTGACAACGCGCCGCGGAACACCTTCAGGCTCGGCTTCTCGTCGATCGATGCCAGCCGCATCGCCGAGGGTGTGGCGCGGGTCTCGAAGCTGGTCCGGGCGATGAGTTGAGGGCGAGCGGTTACAACCGCATACCGCCGTCGAACTCCAGCACGCGGCCGTTGTTGAAGCCGTTCTCGATCAGAAAGCGCACCGCGTCTGCGAGCTCCTCGACTGTGCCGAGGCGGCCCACCCGCGTCGCGCTGATCAAGCGGTCGCGGGCGTCGGCTTTCATCGAGGCCACCATGTCGGTGTCGATAACGCCGGGTGCAACCGCGTTGCACCGGATGCCGTACCGGGCGAGTTCGCCGGCCCAAGTCGTGGTCAGGGCGGCCACCCCGGCCTTGGCGGCCGCGTAGTTGCTCTGCCCCGGGTTGCCGGCGCGACTGATGCTCGAGATGTTCACGATGACGCCGCCCTCGCCGTGCGCGACCATGCGCGACGCGGCCTCCCGCCCGGTCAGGAAGACGCCCGTCAGGTTGACGTCGATCACCGCTTGCCAGGCTTGCAATGACATGCGGTTGGTCACCTCGCCATTCTCGGCCTTCACCAAGAGGGCGTCGCGCAGGATGCCCGCGTTGCAGACCACGCCGTGCACGGCACCAAAGGCGGCCTGGGCGGCATTGAAGAGCGTCTCGACCTGGTGCTCGTCGCTGACGTCGCACACGCAGGTGGCGGTGCGGTCAACGGCGTCCAGCGCGCGCCGCGCGCGCGCCAGGCTGTCGGCGTCGACGTCGGCCAGGGTGACCCGGCCGCCGCGGTCGAGCAGTGTCCGGGTGATCGCCAGGCCCAGGCCGCGGGCGGCCCCCGTGACCACGAAGTGTCGGTTGTCTATGTCCATTCGGTTGCGTTCAGGGTGCGGTGATCAGGTAGGGGAACCAGTCTTCGCGCAGGCGTTGGCCCGCTTGCATCGCGTGGCCGGGGAAGGGTGGTGAGGTGCGGCCGGGGCGCTCGACGTAGCGGGCATCGTCGCCGACCAGTCGCAGGGAAAAGGCGCGCCGCCGGTTGGCGCTGGTGTTGCCCCGCGCACCGTGCAAGGTCTTGAAGTGAAACGCCACCGCGTCGCCCGGCTGCAAGGCCCATTCGACCACGGGCATGCCCTCGGCGTCCGGGTCGGGGACCGGCATGAAGGCGCCCGGGTCGGGGTAGAAAGTGTCCTCCGCCAACCAGCGCACCGGCAGCACGGGTTTCGCCCACCGGTGCGAGCCCGCAACGCAGCGCAGCGTCGCGTCGGTCACGGCCTCGACGGGCGACCAGAAGCTCACGGTCTGCTCACCGTCGACGAAGTAGTAGGGTGCGTCCTGATGCCAGGGCGTCGGCTTGGTGGTGCCGGGTTCCTTGACCAGCACATGGTCGTGGAACAGCTGGACCGCGCGTGAGCGCATCAGCTGCGCGGCCACGCAGGCCACCGGCGAGCGTTCAACCACCTCGGTGAACTCCGGGATGCGCTGCCAGTTGCAGTAGTCGTCGAAGAAGCGGCCGCCTTCGCCCGGTTTCAGGTTCTCCGCCGCGTAGGGGCCGGGCTCGGCCATGTTGCGCTCGATGCCGGCGGCGATCGTGTCGACCCAGCCGTCAAACAGGCCCGGGATCAGCACGGCGCCGTCGCGTTGGAAGGCCTCGACGGTGGCGTCGGAAACGGCAAAGGTCATGGTGGCGATCAGTGTGTCCAACCCGCCAACTTACGCGAAAGACCGGTCGAGCTCCAGCAACACAGGCGTCCCGGTCGCCGACCGGGGAGGGTCAGCTAAAGGGGGGCTCAGATCCGATCCCGTTCCGAATCGGTGCTGGCCATCAGGGCATCGGTGTAGCGTTGGCCCGAGACAGCGTCCTCGTTGATCAGCGCGTCCAGTTCGGAGACGGTGTCGTCATCCAGTGCGATGTCGCCCGCACCGGCGTTCTCGCGCATCCAGTCGATGTGCTTGGTGCCGGGGATCGGCACCAGCGTGCGTGCGCCGGTGTCGTTGCGGTGTGCGAGCAGCCAGGCAAGCGCGAGCTGCGCGGGTGTGCACCCGATCCGCTCGGCGACCGCGTTGAACGGCGTCAGCAGCGCCACGTTGTGCGCAAAGGCGTCGGGCTCGAAGCTTGGCCGTGCAATGGTGGCGCGCAGGTCCGTCTCGGCGAGCGTGTTCACGTCGTGCGACGAACCCGCGAGGAAGCCGCGCGCGAGCGGGGAGAACGGCACCAGGGTGACACCGAGCTCGGCGCAGGCCTGGAGCACACCGTGCTCCGGGGTGCGCGACCACAGGGAGTACTCGCTCTGCACGGCGT harbors:
- a CDS encoding FAD-dependent oxidoreductase, with protein sequence MPVSLPSHARAVVIGGGVAGASVLYHLAEMGWTDVVLLERQQLTSGTTWHAAGLMGSVRTNEPHSFMVNYTRELYKKLEAETGQGTGFKQVGSLSVASDAERFEEYKRAVDSANAFGVESHLITPSELKDLYPLINTDDVLGAMHLPLDGQVDPSGATNTLVRAARNRGAKIFEGVTVTGVTTAGGRVSGVDTTDGHIACEVVVNAAGLWAHELGKLSGVNVPLHACEHFYVVTDKHPDIPKDLPVMREHSAEAYFKEDAGSLLIGAFEKKAKPYKVADIPADSAYLELPEDWDHFMPILEAAMHRVPLLENLGIRKFFNGPESFTPDDQFHMGEAPELPGYFMLAGFNSVGIQTAPGAAKVLADWIANGKPAFEVLANDPARNPTYSNNTVYLGERASETLGLLYDHHFPYRQFASARGVRRSPIHAELKAANACFGTIAGFERPNWFAPEGVTPVYEYSFGRQNWFDYSAAEHAAVRERVGLIDISSFGKIRVQGRDTCAQLNRICANDVDVSVGRIVYTQWCNAHGGIEADVTVQRLGETCFHVVCPAATTNRELRWLHLNIDPASHCTVTDVTGNEAVFAVMGPDSRTLLSALTPSPLDNDSFPFGTVQTIDIGYAQVRAARLTYVGELGWELHMPCEVAGHVFETLMASPHAPTLVGMHAMDSLRIEKGYRHFGHDIGEVDTPLEAGLGFAVAFDKPDFIGRDVLLAQREERPLKKRLVQFQLQDAQPLLYHAEPILLDGKIVGYTSSGNYGHHLGGAIAMGYVKLDEPVTAETVNTSNWSIRVAGRDIAATASFKPLYDPSNARIRA
- a CDS encoding phytanoyl-CoA dioxygenase family protein yields the protein MTFAVSDATVEAFQRDGAVLIPGLFDGWVDTIAAGIERNMAEPGPYAAENLKPGEGGRFFDDYCNWQRIPEFTEVVERSPVACVAAQLMRSRAVQLFHDHVLVKEPGTTKPTPWHQDAPYYFVDGEQTVSFWSPVEAVTDATLRCVAGSHRWAKPVLPVRWLAEDTFYPDPGAFMPVPDPDAEGMPVVEWALQPGDAVAFHFKTLHGARGNTSANRRRAFSLRLVGDDARYVERPGRTSPPFPGHAMQAGQRLREDWFPYLITAP
- a CDS encoding SDR family oxidoreductase, whose amino-acid sequence is MDIDNRHFVVTGAARGLGLAITRTLLDRGGRVTLADVDADSLARARRALDAVDRTATCVCDVSDEHQVETLFNAAQAAFGAVHGVVCNAGILRDALLVKAENGEVTNRMSLQAWQAVIDVNLTGVFLTGREAASRMVAHGEGGVIVNISSISRAGNPGQSNYAAAKAGVAALTTTWAGELARYGIRCNAVAPGVIDTDMVASMKADARDRLISATRVGRLGTVEELADAVRFLIENGFNNGRVLEFDGGMRL
- a CDS encoding PLP-dependent aminotransferase family protein: MDNEAVMWRQLFQLDASLELSLQRQLREQLVAAILDGRVSEQKPLPSSRVLARHLSVSRNTVVIAYQQLIDENFLIARERQGYFVNRDILAGRVQGGAPSPAQDADRCTVEWHSRAVIQPSRLRNIVKPDNWRAFDYPFVYGQPDPSLIPVNDWRECSRQASSVSAIHDWARDRVDHDLAELVEQIRLRVLPRRGVFADEDEVLITLGAQNALMLVSTLLHGARSVVAMENPGYTDARNMFRMTAGEVRPIDVDDAGLVVSDALNGCDSIYVTPSHQSPTTATMPLDRREALLNKARDIDAVVIEDDYESETNYLSDPVPALKSLDSDGRVIYVGSLSKVVAPGLRVGYLVAPAPVVRELRALRRFGYRHPPTNNQQKLALFLSLGHYDALVTRLHKIYRERWSVLGDALNTHLPEASRAPSFGGTAFWVTGPDTLDAQALYSAALEQSVLIEPGAVHYHDPDNAPRNTFRLGFSSIDASRIAEGVARVSKLVRAMS
- a CDS encoding aldo/keto reductase → MHTRTIGPLTVSAIGLGCMNMSMGYGAAVDADSESLLNAALDNGYSFLDTAALYGGGHNERLIGRALKHRRQEYVLATKGGFTRTADGKATINGRPEAIRRDCEASLKRLGTDVIDLYYVHRLDTDVPVEETTGALADLKAAGKVRAIGLSEVCTASLRRAHVEHPIDAVQSEYSLWSRTPEHGVLQACAELGVTLVPFSPLARGFLAGSSHDVNTLAETDLRATIARPSFEPDAFAHNVALLTPFNAVAERIGCTPAQLALAWLLAHRNDTGARTLVPIPGTKHIDWMRENAGAGDIALDDDTVSELDALINEDAVSGQRYTDALMASTDSERDRI
- a CDS encoding inositol monophosphatase family protein; this translates as MSLPFLSSDQVALDDTTLAQMTSVACTLVSDTASVTLRHFRQKLAIDNKLADGFDPVTEADRACERQLRAALASALPGNGFFGEEDGYTAGTTGLTWVVDPIDGTRSFISGVPLWGTLVGLSDGRRPVAGILYQPFTDELYCGSRLGGTLQHRGDTQTLACSDVESLADARLFCTSRDIFTEAERPAYERVAAAVRLERMGADCYSYALLAAGHADLVVEAGLQCYDIYALIPIIEAAGGVVTSWDGGDPSQGGTVVAAATPALHREALARLRGGA